A window of Nomascus leucogenys isolate Asia chromosome X, Asia_NLE_v1, whole genome shotgun sequence contains these coding sequences:
- the MAGEE2 gene encoding melanoma-associated antigen E2 gives MSLVSQNARRCSAEITADYRDGRGEIQATNASGCPTSMLVVDAPQCPQAPISSQCVNTSQAIQDPNDLEVLIDEQSRRLGALKVHDPLEDRSIALVNFVRMKSQKEGSIQQSEMLEFLREYSDQFPEILRRASAHLDQVFGLKLRVIDPQADTYNLVSKRGSQITDRIAESLDMPKASLLALVLGHILLNGNRAREASIWDLLLKVDMWDKPQRINNLFGNTRNLLTTDFVRMQFLEYWPVYGTNPLEFEFLWGSRAHREITKMEALKFVSDAHDEEPWSWPEEYNKALEADKTKERSLTAGLEFWSEDTMNDKANDLVQLAISVTEEMLPIHQDELLAHTGKEFEDVFPNILNRATLILDMFYGLSLIEVDTSQHIYLLVQQPESEEEQVMLESLGRPTQEYVMPILGLIFLMGNRVKEANVWNLLRRFSGDVGRKHAVTCKLMRQRYLECRPLSYSNPVEYELLWGPRAHHETTKMKVLEYMARLYRKRPQDWPEQYREAVEDEEARAKSEATTMFFLGPT, from the coding sequence ATGTCTCTGGTAAGCCAGAATGCACGCCGCTGTAGCGCAGAGATCACTGCAGATTACCGCGACGGCAGAGGTGAAATACAAGCTACTAACGCCTCCGGGTGCCCCACCTCCATGCTAGTCGTTGATGCCCCCCAGTGCCCTCAGGCGCCAATCAGCTCTCAGTGTGTCAACACTTCCCAGGCCATTCAGGACCCGAATGACCTGGAGGTCCTGATCGACGAGCAGTCCAGACGTTTGGGGGCGCTCAAGGTCCATGACCCTCTAGAAGACAGGTCGATTGCTTTGGTGAATTTCGTGAGAATGAAAAGCCAGAAGGAGGGGTCTATCCAGCAGTCCGAGATGCTGGAGTTTCTCAGAGAGTACTCAGATCAGTTCCCTGAGATCCTCAGACGAGCCTCAGCTCACCTGGACCAGGTCTTTGGGTTGAAACTGAGAGTTATTGATCCTCAGGCTGACACCTACAATTTAGTCAGCAAACGGGGTTCCCAGATCACCGATAGGATAGCAGAGTCCCTGGACATGCCAAAAGCAAGTCTCCTGGCCCTAGTCCTAGGCCACATCCTCTTGAATGGGAACCGAGCAAGAGAGGCGTCCATTTGGGACTTGCTGCTAAAAGTTGATATGTGGGATAAGCCTCAGAGGATCAACAACCTCTTTGGGAACACAAGGAACCTCCTCACTACTGACTTTGTGCGCATGCAATTCTTGGAGTACTGGCCGGTGTATGGCACTAATCCCCTTGAATTTGAGTTCTTGTGGGGCTCTAGAGCCCACAGGGAAATCACAAAGATGGAAGCCCTGAAGTTTGTGTCAGATGCCCATGATGAAGAACCCTGGAGCTGGCCAGAAGAATATAACAAGGCCCTGGAAGCTgacaaaaccaaagaaagaagCCTGACTGCTGGCTTAGAGTTCTGGTCGGAGGACACTATGAATGATAAGGCAAATGATTTGGTCCAGTTGGCTATTAGTGTCACCGAGGAGATGCTGCCTATACATCAGGATGAGCTATTGGCTCACACTGGCAAAGAATTTGAGGATGTGTTCCCAAATATCCTCAATAGAGCTACTCTAATTCTTGATATGTTCTATGGGTTGTCTCTGATTGAGGTTGATACCAGTCAGCACATCTACCTCCTTGTCCAGCAACCAGAATCAGAGGAAGAGCAAGTGATGCTAGAGAGCCTGGGGAGACCCACTCAAGAGTATGTAATGCCAATCCTAGGTTTGATCTTCCTGATGGGCAACCGTGTCAAAGAGGCCAATGTCTGGAACTTGCTTCGAAGATTTAGTGGGGACGTAGGGAGAAAGCATGCCGTCACTTGTAAGCTTATGAGACAGCGCTATCTGGAATGCAGGCCACTGTCCTACTCTAACCCAGTTGAATATGAGCTTCTATGGGGTCCTCGAGCTCACCATGAAACCACCAAAATGAAAGTCTTGGAGTACATGGCCAGGCTCTACAGAAAGCGACCACAGGACTGGCCAGAACAATATAGGGAGGCTGTGGAAGATGAGGAGGCCAGAGCCAAATCTGAGGCAACTACCATGTTTTTCCTTGGCCCCACGTGA